Proteins encoded in a region of the Haloglomus salinum genome:
- a CDS encoding MBL fold metallo-hydrolase: MAERDTGDAATTTDDAPGPIAVPGCPDTYAVDHLLHGEPTALSSYLVAGEAPVVIDCGAADTTDRIRAAMADLDIDPTAVEAILVTHVHLDHAGGAGDLARTCPNATIYVHERGEPYLTDAERLTRLKESTETAMGMPDAYGDPEVVPGDRCVSVSGGETLALDDRSIEFVDAPGHAPHHYAALDRTSGALFSLDAAGMYYDGRVLPTTPPPSFDLEANLETVERLRALDPVVNCYGHFGPGEHGAADDELARYAEVLPEYVDRIDALRTDHDGVSGILGALGERWQTPTAYRDVAGVLRYLRKRAAED, from the coding sequence ATGGCAGAGCGGGATACCGGTGACGCTGCGACGACCACGGACGACGCCCCCGGGCCCATCGCGGTCCCGGGCTGTCCGGACACGTACGCCGTCGACCACCTGTTGCACGGCGAACCGACCGCGCTCTCCTCGTACCTCGTGGCCGGGGAGGCGCCGGTCGTAATCGACTGTGGGGCCGCGGACACGACCGACCGCATCCGAGCGGCGATGGCCGACCTCGACATCGACCCGACGGCCGTGGAAGCGATTCTCGTCACGCACGTCCACCTCGACCACGCGGGTGGCGCAGGCGACCTCGCACGGACCTGCCCGAACGCGACCATCTACGTCCACGAACGGGGGGAACCGTACCTGACCGACGCGGAGCGACTGACGCGACTGAAAGAGAGCACCGAGACGGCGATGGGGATGCCCGATGCGTACGGCGACCCGGAGGTCGTCCCCGGCGACCGGTGTGTGTCGGTCTCGGGCGGCGAGACGCTAGCCCTCGACGACCGCAGCATCGAGTTCGTCGACGCGCCGGGGCACGCCCCCCACCACTACGCCGCCCTCGACCGCACCTCGGGGGCGCTGTTCTCGCTCGACGCCGCGGGGATGTACTACGACGGCCGCGTGCTGCCGACCACCCCGCCGCCGTCGTTCGACCTGGAGGCGAACCTCGAGACGGTCGAACGGCTACGGGCGCTGGACCCGGTCGTCAACTGCTACGGCCACTTCGGCCCCGGCGAACACGGGGCCGCGGACGACGAACTCGCACGCTACGCCGAGGTGCTGCCCGAGTACGTCGACCGCATCGACGCGCTCCGGACCGACCACGACGGGGTCAGCGGGATTCTGGGCGCGCTGGGCGAGCGGTGGCAGACCCCCACCGCCTACCGGGACGTGGCCGGCGTCCTGCGATATCTCCGAAAACGGGCGGCCGAGGACTGA
- a CDS encoding DUF5812 family protein — translation MNDEPTTDGDDEAPAGTDGPADAECGQFVVTHADEDSAVLKAVDGGQVHTLASNPDLAEDDVVEATLAPEPPMEVTWQVVEVASQRALSIERSPEPPTELAYDIAADQPVGEVTRRERAGEGELHVLTLDPGSVADAAAEVAGDEATRTVAARAGARRVELRLDDEEGVLSVRYLP, via the coding sequence ATGAACGACGAGCCGACGACCGACGGGGACGACGAGGCGCCGGCCGGGACCGATGGTCCCGCGGACGCCGAGTGCGGCCAGTTCGTGGTCACGCACGCCGACGAGGACAGCGCCGTCCTGAAAGCCGTCGACGGCGGGCAGGTCCACACGCTCGCGTCGAACCCGGACCTGGCCGAGGACGACGTGGTCGAGGCGACGCTCGCGCCCGAGCCGCCGATGGAGGTGACCTGGCAGGTCGTCGAGGTGGCCTCGCAGCGCGCGCTCAGCATCGAGCGCAGTCCCGAACCGCCGACCGAACTGGCCTACGATATCGCCGCCGACCAGCCCGTCGGCGAGGTGACCCGCCGGGAGCGTGCCGGGGAGGGCGAGCTCCACGTACTGACGCTGGACCCGGGAAGCGTCGCGGACGCGGCCGCGGAGGTGGCCGGCGACGAGGCCACCCGAACCGTCGCCGCCCGTGCCGGCGCCCGCCGGGTCGAGTTGCGGCTGGACGACGAGGAGGGCGTCCTCAGCGTCCGATACCTCCCGTAG
- a CDS encoding ferredoxin, translating to MSDADEPVDPAEIGETDAPAVEEKPYKIIFEANKCIAAGKCAEVSANWEMDLKSGLGQPETYFFDESELDHNIRAAEVCPAKKDRGVIHVVDRRTNEEIAPDPHGDGTLSVDW from the coding sequence ATGAGCGACGCGGACGAGCCGGTCGACCCGGCCGAGATCGGGGAGACCGACGCCCCGGCAGTCGAGGAGAAGCCGTACAAGATAATCTTCGAGGCGAACAAGTGCATCGCGGCCGGCAAGTGCGCCGAGGTCTCCGCGAACTGGGAGATGGACCTGAAATCCGGGCTTGGACAGCCCGAGACGTACTTCTTCGACGAGTCGGAACTCGACCACAACATCCGGGCGGCCGAGGTCTGCCCCGCGAAGAAGGACCGCGGCGTCATCCACGTGGTCGACCGCCGGACCAACGAGGAGATCGCTCCCGACCCGCACGGGGACGGGACGCTCTCGGTGGATTGGTAG
- a CDS encoding hybrid sensor histidine kinase/response regulator: protein MAEHGGGPLATDGKTSEIRLLHVDDDAAFADIAKPHIERCNSAIDVTAETDPERALERLAEGSFDCVLCDYDMPGLTGLDLLAELRGFAPELPFILFTGKGSEEIASEAFSAGATDYFRKPTDTSEYEVLAERVATVVDKYRTEQRLERSEERYRRLVETAPVPIAVHHGDEIVFANRAAAEFLAVDDPKELVGDDPLQYLETDDRAVARERVGRLLNDETTTESIEEQYVDADGNVKQALVAGSAIEHGGERAVQVVVQDVTEHRERQQKLERYRQLVEAMGDGVYALDAEGRFEMFNERMVELSGYSREELQGRVASEVMTEAGLERTETAIRSLLDGEADSVTIEVQAERASGEVVPRELTLTLQPTGPGESFAGTVGVVHDISERRARERELEQKNEQLEAFAEIVSHDLKNPLNVVSGHIALARELADEGASGEDLLPQLEAISEATDRMTTMTDDLLTLAKQGDTVGDREPVALSVAVRDIWGTLDTTGATLAVEDPGTVEADPTRLEQLLANLLENAVEHGSTGSRPPADDAVEHGTETAASAADGNTTTDGGDDQLEVVVRGTETGFAVLDNGPGIPESERDDVFERGYSTETGTGFGLAIVRTVAEAHGWEVTVDESAAGGARFDIHIDA, encoded by the coding sequence ATGGCAGAGCACGGGGGTGGACCGCTGGCGACCGATGGGAAGACGAGCGAGATACGGTTGCTTCACGTCGACGACGACGCGGCCTTCGCGGACATCGCGAAGCCGCACATCGAGCGGTGCAACTCCGCTATCGACGTGACCGCGGAGACCGACCCCGAGCGGGCGCTCGAACGGCTGGCCGAGGGGTCGTTCGACTGCGTGCTCTGTGACTACGACATGCCCGGGCTGACCGGGCTCGACCTGCTGGCTGAGCTCCGGGGGTTCGCCCCCGAACTGCCGTTCATCCTGTTCACGGGCAAGGGGAGCGAGGAGATCGCCAGCGAGGCGTTCTCCGCGGGGGCGACCGACTACTTCCGGAAACCGACCGACACCAGCGAGTACGAGGTGCTGGCCGAGCGGGTCGCGACGGTCGTCGACAAGTACCGCACGGAGCAGCGCCTGGAGCGGAGCGAGGAGCGCTACCGGCGGCTCGTCGAGACCGCGCCGGTCCCCATCGCCGTGCACCACGGCGACGAAATCGTCTTCGCCAACCGGGCGGCCGCCGAGTTCCTCGCCGTCGACGACCCCAAGGAGCTGGTCGGGGACGACCCGCTCCAGTACCTGGAGACCGACGACCGCGCGGTCGCCCGCGAACGGGTCGGGCGGCTCCTCAACGATGAGACCACGACCGAGTCCATCGAGGAGCAGTACGTCGACGCCGACGGGAACGTGAAACAGGCGCTCGTGGCCGGGAGCGCCATCGAGCACGGCGGGGAGCGGGCGGTGCAGGTCGTCGTCCAGGACGTGACCGAACACCGGGAGCGCCAGCAGAAGCTGGAGCGCTACCGGCAGCTGGTCGAGGCGATGGGCGACGGCGTCTACGCGCTCGACGCCGAGGGGCGCTTCGAGATGTTCAACGAGCGGATGGTGGAGCTGAGCGGGTACAGTCGCGAGGAGCTACAGGGCCGGGTCGCGAGCGAGGTGATGACCGAAGCGGGGCTGGAGCGGACGGAGACAGCCATCCGCTCGCTGCTCGACGGCGAGGCGGATTCGGTCACCATCGAGGTGCAGGCAGAGCGCGCGAGCGGGGAGGTGGTCCCGCGGGAACTGACGCTCACGCTCCAGCCGACCGGCCCGGGCGAGTCGTTCGCGGGCACCGTCGGCGTCGTCCACGACATCTCGGAGCGCCGGGCCCGCGAGCGGGAACTGGAGCAGAAGAACGAGCAGCTGGAGGCGTTCGCCGAGATCGTCAGCCACGACCTCAAGAACCCACTCAACGTCGTGAGCGGCCACATCGCGCTGGCCCGCGAGCTGGCCGACGAGGGGGCGAGCGGCGAGGACCTGCTGCCACAGCTCGAGGCCATCTCCGAGGCGACCGACCGGATGACGACGATGACCGACGACCTGCTCACGCTGGCCAAGCAGGGCGACACGGTCGGGGACCGCGAGCCGGTGGCGCTGTCGGTCGCCGTCCGGGATATCTGGGGAACCCTCGACACGACGGGCGCGACGCTGGCGGTCGAGGACCCCGGGACCGTCGAGGCCGACCCGACACGGCTGGAACAGCTCCTCGCGAACCTGCTGGAGAACGCCGTGGAGCACGGCTCCACGGGCAGTCGGCCGCCGGCCGACGACGCCGTCGAACACGGCACGGAGACGGCGGCGTCCGCCGCGGACGGGAACACGACGACGGACGGTGGCGACGACCAGCTCGAGGTCGTGGTCCGGGGGACCGAGACGGGCTTTGCGGTGCTGGACAATGGCCCCGGGATTCCCGAGTCCGAGCGCGACGACGTGTTCGAGCGGGGCTACTCCACCGAGACGGGCACCGGCTTCGGGCTGGCCATCGTGCGGACGGTCGCGGAGGCACACGGCTGGGAGGTCACCGTCGACGAGAGCGCGGCCGGCGGCGCCCGGTTCGACATCCACATCGACGCCTGA
- a CDS encoding S8 family peptidase, translating to MNRQTGLRLLLAAALLTTPLLPVFTVDLGPAERTAFGDSNRAVEELERLFRGGASEPESVDREVLVTVKLHKTGTLSDAGLDVQRRFVRQGAHHVEGYVPLSAVRDLSSDPAVQAVRLRASRDHGGRVAAGVDRIGATALHERGLTGENVTVGIIDGGFRVSDPELAGHVAAYRSFGSPGDADHGTAVASVVADTAPDADLHVAAVGDATSAAEYREAVAWLRDSGADVIVDSGSYFGNAGADTDALSAVARNASRDAVFVTSAGNYARRHWAGTHEPNDRRWVTFRPGAEGNALADGEVFAGRVRASLEWSPTGANATADAYELYLFRRGVGGQRLVASSGGGGNGTAYLDATVPRGHYYLAIEAENVSRAHELELFTTRDLTYRTAAGSLATPATAPGVLGVGVYDYEAEQVADFSSRGPVGNRTGVGMVAPDTVAAPGTDASAGTSFAAPYVAGTAALIAQANPNATAADIRAALTDSARDVAAPGPDAAAGAGLLDARAAATLASARLGTASPNAVTAEDVTVADGSAETPASHETPSSDEGGLGDPSVIETPAPVARS from the coding sequence ATGAACCGACAGACCGGCCTCAGACTGCTGCTCGCCGCGGCGTTACTGACCACGCCGCTCCTGCCGGTCTTCACCGTCGACCTCGGCCCCGCCGAACGGACGGCGTTCGGGGACAGCAACAGGGCCGTCGAGGAGCTCGAGCGGCTGTTCCGCGGCGGGGCGTCCGAGCCCGAGTCCGTGGACCGAGAGGTGCTGGTGACGGTGAAACTCCACAAGACGGGGACGCTTTCGGATGCCGGGCTCGACGTGCAGCGCCGGTTCGTCAGACAGGGAGCTCACCACGTCGAGGGATACGTCCCACTGTCGGCGGTCCGGGACCTCTCGTCGGACCCGGCGGTCCAGGCTGTCCGGCTGCGTGCCAGCCGTGACCACGGCGGTCGCGTCGCGGCCGGCGTCGACCGCATCGGTGCGACCGCCCTCCACGAACGGGGGCTGACGGGCGAGAACGTGACCGTCGGCATCATCGACGGCGGGTTCCGCGTCTCCGACCCCGAACTCGCGGGGCACGTCGCGGCCTACCGCTCGTTCGGCTCGCCCGGTGACGCCGACCACGGGACGGCCGTCGCCAGTGTCGTCGCCGATACGGCCCCGGACGCCGACCTCCACGTCGCAGCCGTCGGGGACGCGACCTCCGCGGCGGAGTACCGCGAGGCGGTGGCGTGGCTCCGCGATTCGGGCGCCGATGTCATCGTGGACTCGGGGAGCTACTTCGGGAACGCCGGGGCCGACACGGATGCGCTGTCTGCGGTCGCTCGCAACGCCTCCCGGGATGCCGTCTTCGTCACCTCGGCGGGCAACTACGCCCGGCGACACTGGGCGGGCACCCACGAGCCGAACGACCGCCGCTGGGTCACGTTCAGACCGGGTGCCGAGGGGAACGCACTGGCCGACGGCGAGGTGTTCGCCGGCCGGGTCCGGGCCAGCCTGGAGTGGTCACCGACCGGTGCGAACGCGACTGCCGATGCGTACGAACTCTACCTGTTCCGGCGGGGCGTGGGCGGACAGCGCCTCGTCGCCTCGTCGGGGGGCGGTGGGAACGGTACGGCCTACCTCGACGCCACGGTCCCTCGTGGGCACTACTACCTCGCCATCGAGGCCGAGAACGTCTCCCGGGCGCACGAACTGGAGCTGTTCACCACCCGTGACCTGACCTACCGGACGGCCGCGGGGAGCCTCGCCACCCCCGCGACCGCGCCCGGTGTCCTCGGCGTCGGGGTGTACGATTACGAGGCCGAACAGGTGGCCGACTTCAGCTCCCGCGGCCCGGTCGGCAACCGGACCGGCGTGGGGATGGTCGCGCCGGACACGGTCGCCGCCCCGGGGACCGACGCGTCGGCCGGTACGTCCTTCGCGGCTCCGTACGTCGCGGGGACCGCCGCGCTCATCGCCCAGGCCAACCCGAACGCCACGGCGGCCGATATCCGGGCGGCGCTCACCGACAGCGCCCGTGACGTCGCGGCTCCCGGGCCGGACGCCGCCGCCGGTGCCGGCCTGCTCGATGCACGGGCCGCCGCGACACTGGCGTCGGCACGTCTCGGAACGGCCAGCCCGAACGCGGTCACCGCCGAGGACGTGACCGTCGCTGACGGGTCCGCGGAGACGCCAGCCTCACACGAGACGCCTTCGTCTGACGAGGGTGGCCTCGGGGACCCGTCGGTCATCGAGACCCCTGCGCCCGTGGCCCGTTCGTAG
- a CDS encoding ArsR/SmtB family transcription factor, producing the protein MSELLSSDSDTPSGDIADESAEPEGEGDLQTLWLDSEEAGDLLSSLASDTARSVLTALHDEPATASEVADEVDTSLQNARHHLNSLQDADLVEVTETRYSSKGREMNVYAPARDPTVVFVGSREHDGGLLDSLRSILPAVVVLAVASLLVQWLVVPSIGTAASGDLPRIGESLGGAGPLALPVGLVFLAGGLLALGLVLAVSRWQATT; encoded by the coding sequence ATGTCCGAACTGCTGTCCTCCGACTCGGACACTCCGTCGGGGGATATCGCGGACGAGTCGGCAGAGCCCGAGGGCGAGGGGGACCTCCAGACGCTCTGGCTCGACTCCGAGGAGGCCGGGGACCTGCTCTCGTCGCTGGCGTCCGACACCGCCCGGTCGGTGCTCACGGCGCTCCACGACGAGCCCGCGACCGCCTCCGAGGTCGCAGACGAGGTGGACACGTCGCTCCAGAACGCCCGACACCACCTGAACAGTCTCCAGGACGCGGACCTCGTCGAGGTGACCGAGACACGCTACTCCTCGAAGGGCCGCGAGATGAACGTCTACGCGCCCGCACGCGACCCGACGGTGGTCTTCGTCGGCTCGCGTGAACACGACGGTGGGCTGCTCGACTCCCTCCGCAGCATCCTCCCCGCAGTGGTGGTGCTGGCGGTCGCGAGTCTGCTGGTCCAGTGGCTGGTCGTCCCCAGCATCGGCACGGCCGCGAGTGGTGACCTCCCGCGCATCGGCGAGAGCCTCGGTGGCGCCGGTCCGCTCGCTCTTCCGGTCGGCCTCGTCTTCCTGGCCGGCGGTCTCCTCGCGCTGGGACTGGTCCTCGCGGTGTCCCGGTGGCAGGCCACCACATAG